The Saccharothrix violaceirubra genome segment GTTCCACCACCGACAGGTCGGGGAAGTGCTCGACGTCGTCGAGCAGCACGGCGAGTGCCGCCCGGTGCGCGGGGTCGGTGTCGTCGACCGGGCGGCCTTCGAGCAGCACGGTGCCCTCGTCGGGCCGGTCGGCGCCGACCACGCAGCGCAGCAGGGTCGACTTGCCCGCGCCGTTGGGCCCGACGATCGCGACGGCCTCGCCCGCGTACACCGTGAGATCCACGCTGTCGACGACGGGATCGCCGCCGTGGTCCTTGCGCAGCCCGGCCACCCGGAGCAGTTCGTGCCCCATGAGTCCCCCTGGTCGTTCTCCCCGTCGATCAACCTATCGGGGTCTCCAACGACACCGGCCGGCCGACCATGCCGTGCGCGACGGCCCGGTCCACCATCGGCAGGCGGGACAGGCGCAGCGCCTGGCGGCGGGCCCACAGCCGGGTGGGCGAGGACGGCAGGAACCACCGGGCACCGGACCGTCCGACGAGTTGCTTCTCGTCGACGACCGGCCGCCACGCGCGCTCGAACCCGGGCGGGTCGTCGAGGTGGTCGGCGAGCAGGTACGCCCCGCCCATCGCCAGCGACGCGCCCTGTCCCGCGATCAGCGACACGGCACCGGCCGCGTCGCCGACCAGCACGACGCGGTCCCGACTCCAGCGCGGCACGACGACCTGCGCCACGTGGTCGTAGTACGGGTCCGCCGGGCAGAGTTCCAGTGCGCGCGGCACCACCCAGCCCGCCGAGGCGAAGACCGAGCGCAGTTCGGCACGCGGATCGGCGGGCCGCTCGGTGGACGGCGTGCGGTGCACGGTGAACGCGGTGACCCGGTCCCGGCCCAGGCCGTAGCAGCCGAACAGCCGGTCGACGGTGTCGGTGACCCGGAACCGGCCGGCCACCCGCGCGTGCACGTCCGGGTCGGTGAACGAGAACGCGGCGGTGTGGAAGCCGAGATGGCGCACGTGGCCGTCGCCGAAGACGAGCCGGCGCACCGTCGAGTGCACGCCGTCGGCGCCGACGAGCAGGTCCGCGTGCAGCACGGTGTCGTCGGACAGCCGCACCGTGACGCCGTCGGCGCGGTTGTCGACGTCGACGACCGCCGCGCCGTAGCGGAGATCGACACCGGACGGCAGCGCTTCGCGCAGGGTGCGTTCCACGTCGGGGCGCAGGATGCTGAGCAGGCGTCCGCCCAGGATCGCGGACAGCCGGCCGAACCCGATGCCCGCGACGCGACGCCCCTCGGCGTCGACGTACCCGGCCTCGTCGATCACGTGGGACCGGGCGCGCAGGACGGGCAGGATGCCCAGGCGTTCGGCCGCGTCGTAGCCCGGCCCGAAGAAGTCGATCAGGTAGCCCTGGTCGCGCGGCGCGGGGGAGCGGTCGACCACGACGACGTCGTGCCCGACCAGCCGGTGGGCCAGGGTGAGTCCGGCGATCCCGGCGCCGGCGATCACGATCCTCATCGCAGCACCCGTTCCAGGACGGGCACGACGCCCGCGGCCGACAGGCCGGGGTCGAGCGCGCGGTGCAGCAGGAGGCCGTCGACGGCGGCAGCGAGCACGGCCGCCGTCCGCTCGGGGTCGGGCACGTCGAACCCGGCGAGCCACTCGGCGAGGCCCCGGCGGAACTCCGCCAGCACCTCGCCGACCGCGGCGCGGATGGTGTCGTCCCTGGTCGCGGCCAGGAAAGTCTCGGTGAACAGCTCCTGGCCGTCGGGGGAGTCGAGGGCGGCGAGCACCGCGTCGAGGCCGGCGCGGGGTGTGGCCGCCGAGGCGAGCACGTCCCGCAGTCCGGACACGGCCGTGCGCAGGGCGCCCACGGCCGCTTCGGCGAGCAGCGCGGGCAGGGAGGCGAAGTGGTAGTGCACGACTCCGGGGCCGACCCCGGCTCGTTCGGCCAGGACGCGCGTGCTGACCGCGCCCCAGCCCCGTTCCGCGATGAGTTCCGTGGCGGCGGTCAACAGCCGCTCTCGCACCGTCATTTGGACGATCGTACTGGACGATCGTCCAAACATCAGGTGATCACCACCTCACCCGCGACGCCGGCGAACGCGAGCAGCGCGGCGCCCTCGGTCTCCACGTCGACGCGCTGCGCGCGGGTCAACGGCCGGAATATCTCGACGTCGAGCCCGGTGCGGGTCGTGCGCCACGTGCCGTGGACGAACCCGTCGACCAGGACCGTGCGCCGCCCGCCGACCACGACACCGCGCCGGTAGTCCTCGTCGGAGATGATCCGGCGGCGGTCGTCGTGCCCCAGCAGCACGTTGTCGAACTCCGGCAGGAAGCGCACCGGCGCGGGCACGTCCGCGTCGGGCAGCACGGCGTCGGGCAGGTCGACCAGCTCGCGGCCGTCCTCGTCGACCAGACGGCGCAGGTCCAGGCCCTCCACCACATCCTTGAGCCCGCCGAGTCCCGACCACGCCCGCACGTCGGCGACCGTGGCCGGCCCGAACGCGGCAAGGTAGCGCAGCACCAGGCCCGCGTGGTCCGCCTTGTCGCCGCGCGGCACCCCGAGCCAGTGCTCGGCCGTCGTCCACGACGCCCGCCCGCTCGCGCCCCACACCGCGCGCGGCGGCACCTGGATCATGGACAGGAGCTGGCACGCCGCCACCGCGAGCGACTCCGCGTCGACGTCGGGGAACTCCGCGCCGAGCAGCCTGGTCAGTTCCGCCTTCGTGCGCGGCTGCTCCGCGACCCACTCCCGCACGAGCGGCGCGATCCGGTCCAGGTACGGCGCCGCGACCTTGAACGGCGAGGACCGGAACCGGCGCTCGACCATCGGCCGCAGGACGGGTTCGAGCACGCCGTGGTCGTCGGCCGTGACCAGGTGGATCGTCGCCCGGTGCAGCGGCGCCCGCACGACCTTCCGGTCCACGAGCAGGTCGCCGAGCATGCGGGGGTCGAAGTCGCGCACCCGCGACCAGAGCCCGAAGTACGGCGAGAACGGCTCCTGCGCCTGCATGCCGACCAGGTGGGCCACGACCTCGTGGGGCGTCGCCGCCGACCGGTCGAGCAGCAGTTGACGGTCCAACGTGGCCCGGTTGAGGGCGCGGAGGCTGAGCATGCGCCCACGATAGGACCAATCGAGGACAGCTCCGGTCCGCGATTCAGGCCACGACGCCCAGCCGGGCCAACGCGGCGCGGGTGTCGTCGGCGGTGGTGTGCCGGTGGGCGTGCAGGCCGAGCGCGCGGGCGGCGTCGACGTTCGCGGGCATGTCGTCGACGAACACGCACCGGTCGGCGGGCAGGCCCACCAGGTCCAGGGTGTGGTCGAAGATCGCGCGGTCGGGTTTGCGCAGACCGACGCGCGCACTGATGACCAGCGTGTCGAACAGCTCGGTCAGCAGGGTGACGGGATAGCCGTCCTCGCCCCAGCTGTTGGACAGCAGCACGGTGTGGACGCCCGCGGCCCGCAGGTCGCGCACCAGCCCGACCATGGCGGGGTCCGTGTGCGCGGTGCCGAACATGCGGGTCAGCAGACCGGGTGCGTGGACCTGCCCGCCGTCGAGCGTGACCAGCTCGGCGGCGAGCAGGTGCTCGAACTCCGCCACGGACAGCACGCCGGTCTCCAGGTCGGCGACCGGGCCCGACCCGGAGTGCAGCCAGTCGGACATGGTGACGTGGTAGCGCTCGCGGTCGATGCGGTCGACCCGCAGCCAGTCGTCGACGAACGCGGGCACGGGCACCGTCAGCACGCCGCCCCAGTCCACCAGCACCGCGTCGACCTGCCGTCCGTCACCCATGGGCGCACGCTACCGCCGTAGGGGACCGCGCGGTCCCCTACAACCGGGCCAGGTGTCCGGCGTAGGCGCCGGTGGTGAAGAACCGCGGCGGGTCCTCGGCCAACGCGGTCGCCGTGAACAGCTCGCGTACCGCCTCCCGGCGTTCGGGTCGGACCGCCGCCAGCTCCCGGTCCAGCAGCGCGTGCACCAGCTCCTCGGTGACCATGCCGCCCTCGGCCAACGGCGTGATGTGCCGCAGCCACTGCCAGATCTGGCACCGCGCGATCTCGGCCGTGGCCGCGTCCTCCATCAACCCGCCGATCGACGCCGCGCCGACACCGTCGAGCCACGACCCGAAGTACCGCACGGCCACGGACACGTTGCCCCGCAGCCCGGCTTCGGTGACGCCGCCGGGCGTGCGGTCCACGGCCAGCAGGTCGGCGGCCGTCACGACGACGTCCGGGCGCAGCCGGTCGAGCTGGTCGGGCCGGTCGAACGCCGCCGCGCACACCCCGACCAGCCCGGGGTGGGCCACCCACGACCCGTCGAAGCCGTCCTCGGCCTCGCGCTTCTTGTCCTCGCGCACCTTGTCCAGCACGATCGCGTTCGTCTCGGCGTCGCGGCTCGGGATGAACGCGGCCATGCCGCCGATCGCGTACGCGCCCCGCCTGTGGCACGTGCGGACCAACAACTCGGTGTAGGCCCGCATGAACGGCACGGTCATGGTCACCCCGGCCCGGTCGGGCAGGACGAACTCCGGCCGGTCGCCGAAGTTCTTGATGACGCTGAAGATGTAGTCCCACCGGCCCGCGTTCAGGCCCGCGCCGTGTTCCCGCAGCTCGTAGAGGATCTCCTCCATCTCGAACGCGGCCGTGATCGTCTCGATCAGCACCGTGGCGCGGATCGTGCCGCGCGGGATGCCCAGCTCGTCCTGCGCGAAGCCGAACACGTCGTTCCACAGCCGCGCCTCGCGGTGGCCCTCCAGCTTCGGCAGGTAGAAGTACGGGCCGAGGCCGTGCGCGAGCTGTCGGCGTCCGCCGTGGAACAGGTACAGGCCGAAGTCGAACAGGCTCGCCGACACCGGCCGCCCGTCGACCACGACGTGCTTCTCGACCAGGTGCCAGCCGCGCGGCCGGACCACGATCGTGGCGACCTCGTCGGCGAGCGCGTACCGCTTGCCGGTGTCGGCGGTGAAGTCGATGCGGCGTTCGATCGCGTCGAGCAGCGTGAGCTGGCCGTCGACGACGTTGTGCCACGTGGGCGCGGTCGCGTCCTCGAAGTCGGCCATCCACACCTTCGCGCCCGAGTTCAACGCGTTGACGGCCATCCGCCGGTCCGGCGGCCCGGTGATCTCCACCCGCCGGTCGACCAGGCCGGGCGCCGGGGGAGCCACGCGCCACGAGTCGTCGGCGCGGACGGCCGCGGTCTCGGCGAGGAAGTCCGGGGTGCCGCCGGCGGCGAACACCTCGCGGCGTTCGGCACGGGCGGCGAGCAGTTCGGCGCGACGACCGGCGAAACGGTCGTCCAGGCGCACCACGAAATCGAGCGCCTCGGGCGTGAGGATCTCCTCGAACCTCTCGCCCGGGGCTCCGGTGACCACGATCCGGTCGGGCACGGCGGCCTCCTCCCGGCTCACGCGAACTGGGCCTGTTCGGTGGACCCGGCCAGGGCGGTGGTCTCCCCGGTCGGGTCGAGGGTGGTGGAGACGAGGTCGAAGTAGCCGGTGCCGACCTCGCGCTGGTGCTTGACGGCCGTGTACCCGTCCGCTTCGGCGGCGAACTCGCGTTCCTGAAGGCCCACGTAGGCGGCCATGCCGGACTCGGCGTAGCCGCGGGCCAGGTCGAACATCGAGTGGTTGAGCGCGTGGAAACCGGCCAGCGTGACGAACTGGAACCGGTAGCCCATGTGCCCGAGTTCGCGCTGGAACTTGGCGATCGTGGCGTCGTCGAGGTGCTTGCGCCAGTTGAACGACGGCGAGCAGTTGTACGCCAAGAGCCGGTCGGGGTACTCGGCCTTGACCGCCTCTGCGAACCGGCGCGCGACCTCCAGGTCCGGGGTCGAGGTCTCCATCCACAGCAGGTCGGCGTACGGCGCGTACGCCAGGCCGCGCGCGATGCACGGCTCGAGCCCGCCGCGCACGCGGTAGAAGCCCTCGGCGGTGCGTTCGCCGGTGACGAACGGACGGTCGCGTTCGTCGACGTCGGTGGTCAGCAGGGACGCGGCCTGCGCGTCGGTGCGCGCGATCACCACGGACGGCACGCCGGCCACGTCGGCGGCCAGCCGGGCGGCGTTGAGCGTGCGGATGTGCTGGCCGGTCGGGATCAGCACCTTGCCGCCGAGATGGCCGCACTTCTTCTCGGCCGCGAGCTGGTCCTCCCAGTGCACACCCGCCGCGCCGGCGGCGATCATCGCCCGCATCAGCTCGAACGCGTTGAGCACGCCGCCGAACCCGGCCTCCGCGTCGGCCACGATCGGCGCGAGCCAGTCGTGCGCCGACGAGGTGCCCTCGGCGTGGCTGATCTGGTCGGCGCGCAGCAGGGCGTTGTTGATCCGGCGCACCACCTGCGGCACCGAGTTCGCCGGGTAGAGGCTCTGGTCGGGGTAGGTGTGCCCGGACAGGTTCGCGTCCGCCGCCACCTGCCAGCCGGACAGGTAGATCGCCTTCAACCCGGCGCGCACCTGCTGCACGGCCTGGTTGCCGGTCAACGCGCCCAGCGCGTGCACGTAGTCCTCGGTGTGCAGCAGCTCCCACAGCCGTTCCGCGCCCCGACGGGCCAGCGTGTGCTCCTCCACGACGCTGCCGCGCAACCGGACCACGTCCGCCGCCGAATAGGTGCGCCGCACACCGGCCCATCGCGGCGCGGTGGCCCATTCCCGGGTGATCTCTTCCGCGGTGCTCATCTGCCGCGCTCCTCTCGCCGAATTCCCGTTCCGACCGTCGCACGACCGGTACCGGCCCGTCGACCGGCGGAATCTGCGAATTTGTGGAAATCTTCCGCCGACGATCTGCGAAGGTTGCGAAGACGGCATTTCGCGGACATGCCCTACCCTGGTCGTCTTTCCGGGAGGTGACCGCGTGGCGAAGACGTTCGTGGGTGCGCGATTGCGGAGGCTGCGGGAGGAACGGGCGTTGAGCCAGGTCGACCTGGCCCGCGCGTTGGGCATCTCGGCCAGCTACCTCAACCAGATCGAGCGCGACTCCCGGCCGCTGACCGTGCCCGTGCTGCTGCGGATCACCGAGACGTTCGGCGTCGACCCGTCGTTCTTCGCCGGCCACGACTCGGGGCGGCTGCTCGGCGAACTCCGCGAAGCCCTGGCCGGTACCGACGTGTCGGTCGACGACCTGCGCGAACTCGCCGGCTCCCGGCCGGAGCTGGCCCGCGCGGTGATCGACCTGCACCGGCGGGTCCGGGAACTCGCGGCGGCGGCGGGCGACCGGGGCGGCGAGTCGGCGGCCGGCGCGCACGAACGCGTGCGGGACTTCTTCTACACCCACGCCAACCACTTCCCGACGCTGGACTCGTCGGCCGAACGCGTGGCGTCGGCGATCGGCGTGCGACCGGGCGAGGTGCGCACCGTCCTGGCCGCCCGGCTGGCCGAGGCGCACGGGATCCGCGTCGAGAACACCGTCGGCGACGTCGCCCACCTCGCCACGGCCGGTGAGCTGCATCACTACGACCCGGTCGCGCGGACGTTGTCCCTTTCCCTGCACATGCGGCCCGGACAACAGGCGTTCCGCATGGCCACCCAAATAGCCCTGCTCGAATTCGCCGACGAATTGGACGCGATCGCGGCGGAAAGCCGGGAACCGCACGGACCCGTGCGGTCGTTGATCAGGATCGGGCTCGCCCGCTACGCCGCCGCGGCGCTCGTCATGCCCTACGGCACGTTCCACGCCGCCGCCGAACGGCTGCGCTACGACATCGAACTGCTCGCCGACCACTTCGCGATGGGCTTCGAGACCATCTGCCACCGGCTGACCACGCTGCAACGGCCGGGCGCGCGCGGCGTCCCGTTCTCGTTCGTCCGCGTCGACCGCGCGGGCAACGTGTCCAAGCGCCAGTCCGCCACCGGCTTCCACTTCTCCCGCTCGGGCGGCACGTGCCCGCTGTGGAACGTCTACAGCGCGTTCGCCGCGCCGGGCCGCGTCGTGACCCAGGTGGCGGCGATGCCCGACGGCCGGCGCTACCTGTGGGTGGCCCGGACCGTGGCGCGCAGTCGCGGCGGGTTCGCCGGGCCGGGCAAGACCTTCGCGGTGGGCCTGGGCTGCGAGGTCCGCCACGCCGGGCGCCTGGTCTACTCGGCCGGCACCGACCTCGACGACGTCGCCGCCGCCACCCCGATCGGCCCGGGTTGCCAGACGTGCGACCGTCCCCTGTGCCCGCAGCGCTCGGCGCCGCCGATCGGCAAGCCGCTGCGCGTGGACGAGAACCGCAGCACCTTCGTCCCGTACCCGCTGGACTTCGGCGTGCGCCCGCCGCCCCCGTGACTCAGTCCGCGACCACCCCGGTGTTCTGGCAGGCCGTCAGCAGCCACCGGCCCGCCTCCTTGGACATCACGTACAGCGGACTGCCCTCGTGCCCGCCCTCGACCGGGTCGCCGTCGAGGGTGAGGTAGCGCTGGCGGACCTTGACGGCCGCCACGTCGGACCGGATGAACAGGATGTGCACCACCTCGTAGGTCGCCGTGAGGCCCATCATGCCGCCCGGCAGCACCTCGGCGGTGAACGCGGCGATCTCGGCACGGCCGGTCAGGAGTCGGCCGTGCCCGGTGGTCCAGACGGCGTCCTCCCGGAACAGTGCCACGAACTCGTCGACGAGTTCGTGGCACTGGGTGTGTTCCACGGTCGCCACGACCTGCTTGATGGCCGCGATGTCGGCATCGGTGTCGTTCATGTGGATCATCCTCGGACCTCGACCTTGCTCGAGGTCAAGCCTGCTTCCCGGTCGTCGCCCCGGCTTCCTCCGGCCGGTCCGGGTCGCGGGACCCTGCCACGAGTTCCAGCACCTGGTGGGCACGGGCGATGCCCAACCGGTTCCCCGACGCCTGGTGCAGGGCGAGCGCCTCGGCCGCGTGCGCGGCGGCGTCCTCCGGTCGGCCGGCGTCGACCTCGGCGTGCGCGAGCACGGTCAACGCCTGCGCCTCGCGCAGCCGGAACCCGGTGGTGCGGGCCAGGAGCGCGGCCCGCCCGGCGTCGTCGATGGCCGCCGCCGCCCGCCCCAGTCCCACCGCGGTCGCCGCCAGGCCGATCAGGGACGTGATCTCGCCCTGCCGGTAGCCGACGCGCCGGGACAACCCCAACGCCTCGCTGTGGCCGCGCACCGCGGCGTCCCAGTCGAGCTGTCCGGCACGCGCGCTGGCCAGCGTGTTGAGCGTGTCGGCCGCGAAGCGCAGGTTCCCGGTCGACCGGGCCAGCGCCAATGCCTTCTCCCCGTACTCGACCGCCGTGGCGAAACGGCGGGCGTCGCGGTGCACGGCGGCGAGGTTCTGCAACACCTCGGCCTGGTCGTGGCGGGACCCCAGGACCTGGTAGCGCTCCAACGCGCCCTGGTGCGACGCGATCGCCTCGTCGAACGCGCCCTGCCGCAGGTGCACCGCGCCGAGCGTGTTCAACGCGACCGCCTCGGTGTGCACCAGTCCCAACGGCCCCGCCGAGGACAACGCGGACTCCAGGTGCGCGCGGGCCGCGGTCAGGTCACCCGCTTCCAGCCGCGCCACGCCCAGCCGGGCCAGCGCCGCCACGGCCACGGCCGGCACCTCCGCCTCCGCCGCCTCGGCGAAGTGCCGTGCCGCCTCGGCGAGCCGGCCGTCCTCCAGGTGCACCACGCCCAACGCGATCAGCGCCGTGCCCGCGCCCGCGGCGTCGCCGACCTCGCGGTGCAGGACGAGCGCGGCCCGCAGGCGCTCCAGCGCCCGGCGGTAGTCGCCGAGGCTCCAGTCCAGCACCCCCAACGCCCGCAGCATCGTGGCCTCGGCCGGCCGGTCGCCGTCCGCCCGCGCGGTGTCCAACGCGGCGGTCGCCACGGCCAGCAGGTCGCTGTCGTGCCGGTGCGTGTGCAGGTAGCCGGTGACGGCGTCGGCCAA includes the following:
- a CDS encoding HAD family hydrolase — protein: MGDGRQVDAVLVDWGGVLTVPVPAFVDDWLRVDRIDRERYHVTMSDWLHSGSGPVADLETGVLSVAEFEHLLAAELVTLDGGQVHAPGLLTRMFGTAHTDPAMVGLVRDLRAAGVHTVLLSNSWGEDGYPVTLLTELFDTLVISARVGLRKPDRAIFDHTLDLVGLPADRCVFVDDMPANVDAARALGLHAHRHTTADDTRAALARLGVVA
- the aceA gene encoding isocitrate lyase, giving the protein MSTAEEITREWATAPRWAGVRRTYSAADVVRLRGSVVEEHTLARRGAERLWELLHTEDYVHALGALTGNQAVQQVRAGLKAIYLSGWQVAADANLSGHTYPDQSLYPANSVPQVVRRINNALLRADQISHAEGTSSAHDWLAPIVADAEAGFGGVLNAFELMRAMIAAGAAGVHWEDQLAAEKKCGHLGGKVLIPTGQHIRTLNAARLAADVAGVPSVVIARTDAQAASLLTTDVDERDRPFVTGERTAEGFYRVRGGLEPCIARGLAYAPYADLLWMETSTPDLEVARRFAEAVKAEYPDRLLAYNCSPSFNWRKHLDDATIAKFQRELGHMGYRFQFVTLAGFHALNHSMFDLARGYAESGMAAYVGLQEREFAAEADGYTAVKHQREVGTGYFDLVSTTLDPTGETTALAGSTEQAQFA
- a CDS encoding short-chain fatty acyl-CoA regulator family protein; protein product: MAKTFVGARLRRLREERALSQVDLARALGISASYLNQIERDSRPLTVPVLLRITETFGVDPSFFAGHDSGRLLGELREALAGTDVSVDDLRELAGSRPELARAVIDLHRRVRELAAAAGDRGGESAAGAHERVRDFFYTHANHFPTLDSSAERVASAIGVRPGEVRTVLAARLAEAHGIRVENTVGDVAHLATAGELHHYDPVARTLSLSLHMRPGQQAFRMATQIALLEFADELDAIAAESREPHGPVRSLIRIGLARYAAAALVMPYGTFHAAAERLRYDIELLADHFAMGFETICHRLTTLQRPGARGVPFSFVRVDRAGNVSKRQSATGFHFSRSGGTCPLWNVYSAFAAPGRVVTQVAAMPDGRRYLWVARTVARSRGGFAGPGKTFAVGLGCEVRHAGRLVYSAGTDLDDVAAATPIGPGCQTCDRPLCPQRSAPPIGKPLRVDENRSTFVPYPLDFGVRPPPP
- a CDS encoding FAD-dependent monooxygenase — protein: MRIVIAGAGIAGLTLAHRLVGHDVVVVDRSPAPRDQGYLIDFFGPGYDAAERLGILPVLRARSHVIDEAGYVDAEGRRVAGIGFGRLSAILGGRLLSILRPDVERTLREALPSGVDLRYGAAVVDVDNRADGVTVRLSDDTVLHADLLVGADGVHSTVRRLVFGDGHVRHLGFHTAAFSFTDPDVHARVAGRFRVTDTVDRLFGCYGLGRDRVTAFTVHRTPSTERPADPRAELRSVFASAGWVVPRALELCPADPYYDHVAQVVVPRWSRDRVVLVGDAAGAVSLIAGQGASLAMGGAYLLADHLDDPPGFERAWRPVVDEKQLVGRSGARWFLPSSPTRLWARRQALRLSRLPMVDRAVAHGMVGRPVSLETPIG
- a CDS encoding winged helix DNA-binding domain-containing protein, with the translated sequence MLSLRALNRATLDRQLLLDRSAATPHEVVAHLVGMQAQEPFSPYFGLWSRVRDFDPRMLGDLLVDRKVVRAPLHRATIHLVTADDHGVLEPVLRPMVERRFRSSPFKVAAPYLDRIAPLVREWVAEQPRTKAELTRLLGAEFPDVDAESLAVAACQLLSMIQVPPRAVWGASGRASWTTAEHWLGVPRGDKADHAGLVLRYLAAFGPATVADVRAWSGLGGLKDVVEGLDLRRLVDEDGRELVDLPDAVLPDADVPAPVRFLPEFDNVLLGHDDRRRIISDEDYRRGVVVGGRRTVLVDGFVHGTWRTTRTGLDVEIFRPLTRAQRVDVETEGAALLAFAGVAGEVVIT
- the aceB gene encoding malate synthase A; the protein is MSREEAAVPDRIVVTGAPGERFEEILTPEALDFVVRLDDRFAGRRAELLAARAERREVFAAGGTPDFLAETAAVRADDSWRVAPPAPGLVDRRVEITGPPDRRMAVNALNSGAKVWMADFEDATAPTWHNVVDGQLTLLDAIERRIDFTADTGKRYALADEVATIVVRPRGWHLVEKHVVVDGRPVSASLFDFGLYLFHGGRRQLAHGLGPYFYLPKLEGHREARLWNDVFGFAQDELGIPRGTIRATVLIETITAAFEMEEILYELREHGAGLNAGRWDYIFSVIKNFGDRPEFVLPDRAGVTMTVPFMRAYTELLVRTCHRRGAYAIGGMAAFIPSRDAETNAIVLDKVREDKKREAEDGFDGSWVAHPGLVGVCAAAFDRPDQLDRLRPDVVVTAADLLAVDRTPGGVTEAGLRGNVSVAVRYFGSWLDGVGAASIGGLMEDAATAEIARCQIWQWLRHITPLAEGGMVTEELVHALLDRELAAVRPERREAVRELFTATALAEDPPRFFTTGAYAGHLARL
- a CDS encoding SgcJ/EcaC family oxidoreductase, whose protein sequence is MNDTDADIAAIKQVVATVEHTQCHELVDEFVALFREDAVWTTGHGRLLTGRAEIAAFTAEVLPGGMMGLTATYEVVHILFIRSDVAAVKVRQRYLTLDGDPVEGGHEGSPLYVMSKEAGRWLLTACQNTGVVAD
- a CDS encoding TetR/AcrR family transcriptional regulator translates to MTVRERLLTAATELIAERGWGAVSTRVLAERAGVGPGVVHYHFASLPALLAEAAVGALRTAVSGLRDVLASAATPRAGLDAVLAALDSPDGQELFTETFLAATRDDTIRAAVGEVLAEFRRGLAEWLAGFDVPDPERTAAVLAAAVDGLLLHRALDPGLSAAGVVPVLERVLR